GTCCGTCACCGGGCTGCCGCGCGTGCGCGGCTGAGCGTCAGAAACGGACGTCGGAGCAGGCGTAGAAGGCGTTGCCGGTGTCCGCGATGGTCCACACGCCGAGGATGATGTGCTGGCCGGTCTTCTGGGGCAGGACACCGCTGTGGGTGACCGTGGAGCCGGGCTGGCGGCCGCCGAAGGGCACCGCGAGGAACGGCTGCGGGTCCAGGTCGGCCCGGGTCAGCGGCTTGGTCGGGTCCCAGCCGTCCTTGGTGATGTAGTAGCGGAAGTCGGTCGTGGCGTGGCGGGCGGTGATGCGCCAGAGGAAGGTGTGGTTCTGGCCCGCGGTCAGCTTGGTGGTGGGCCACTTTCCGCCCCGGGGGTCATCCAGTTCGGAGAAACGTCCGATGCCGCCCGAGCAGATGTGGCCGTCGCCGGGACCGCGCGCGGGGAATCCCTTGGGGCCCTCCACGCTCGGCGGCTCCCACTGGATCTGTCCGCAGTTGCGGACGGTGCCGTTGCCGCACAGCTGCTGGCGGCTGACGGGCGAGTCGGTGTAGCCGTGGGCCTGGGCGCTGCCGCTGGTGGCCAGCATGGCCGAGCCGGCGAGGCCGAGGCCCAGGAGTAACGAGGTGAGCTTCTTGCGCATGATGTGCTCCCGTGGTCCGAGAGGATGCGGTTGTGTCTCACGTTCGGTGCGGTCTAGACCAAGTCAGAGGCTAGTCCGACGAGTTGGGCATGTCCATACCAATGAAGCCCCGGTGGATGGAGCCCGAAAGCCGTCGGCTTTCGGGCTCCATCCACCGGGGCCACCGGCACCGCTCAGTCCGTGGCTTCCGCCTCCACCGGCTTGGGGATGAGGAAGGACGTCGCGAAGGCCAGCGCGATGAGGACGACTCCGGCGATCATGCCTGCCGTGTACCCGGCGGGTGACGACTTGTCGGCCGGGGCGGCGGCGGTCTGCACGGCGTACAGGACCGCGAAGCTGAGGCCCGCGCCGAGGTTGAAGGCGCCCGCGTTCAGACCGGGCAGGAAGCCCGGGTTCTCCTTCGGGGAGAGCACGATGCCGAGCCCGTTGAGGACGATGTTGCCCACGCCCGCGTAGGTGACGCCGATCAGGATCGACGCGGCGAGCAGCAGCAGCCGCGAGTCGGCGTGCAGCGTGAACAGCATCAGGGCGACCGTCACGGCCGAGCCGATGAGTCCGAGGCGCAGGATGCGCCCGTAGCCGTACGTGGCCGCGAGGCGTCCCGCGAGGGGGCCCATGGCGAGGCCCGCGAGGGCGTACGGCGTCAGGGTCCACCAGGCGGACTGCTCGGCGCTCATGCCGAACCCTGCCTGCGCGTCCTGCGCGAAGGCGGGGATCATGCCGTTCATCACGGCGAACACGCCGGTCATGGTGAGGACCGTGGTGAGCAGCAGGGCCCAGGTGGAGCGCCGGCGCAGGTGGCGGGTGGCGACCAGGGGGTGGCTGCTGCGGTCCTCGATGCGCCAGAACAGGGCGAAGGCGATGGCGGTGACGACGAAGAGGCCCACGACGAGCGGCCAGTTCGCGTCGCCGAGCTTGCCCGCCTCGTTGAGGGCGATCAGCGCCGCGCCGACCGAGATGACCAGGAGGGTGACTCCGGGCCAGTCCATGCGGGAGTCGGCGTTGTCGGTGGAGGGGGCGGCCTTCGACTCGGGGGTGAGGGTGGCGACGAGGAGCGTGGCGATCGCGGCGACGCCGGCCATGGCCCAGAAGACGGACTGGAAGCCGTGGTGGTCGGCGAGGTAGCCGCCGGCCAGGGAGTCGACGCCCGCGATGCCGCCGTTGACGGCGGTGATGACACCGAGGAGCGTGCCGTACTTCTTCGGCTCGTGGACCTCGTTGCGCAGCATGATCAGGCAGAGCGGCACGGTGGGGCCTGAGACGCCCTGGATGACGCGGCCCGCGAAGAGCATCGGCACGCTCTCGGCGAGTGCGGCGACGACGCAGCCGACGACCATGAGGGCGAGCATCCCGGCGAGCACCTTGCGCCGTCCGACGAGGTCGCCGAGGCGGGGAAGGAAGAGCGAGAAGAGCGCGGCCGAGGTGAAGAACGCGGTCTGGGTGAGGCCCACCTCGGCGGAGGTCGCGCCGAGGGAGTCCTCGATGTTCTTCAGGGCGGGGCTGAGCATGCTCGCGTTGAGCTGGAACGCGAAGCAGGCCGCGAGGAGCGCGGTGACCAGGACGCCGATGCGCACCGGTCGGGAGCCGCGGGCGCCGCCCGGAGCGGCGGCGGGTTCGGTGAGGGCGTTCATGCGCTGACGTCACCGATCCGCTCGAGGGCGTCCACGATGAGGTCCCAGAAGCGCGTGTGGTCCAGGTCGACGGCGACCTGGGTGGTGCAGTCGTCCGGGGCCGGGGCGCGGAAGTCCGTCACGGTCATGCCGAGGGTGAGGGTTCCGGTGAGCTCGATGTCGACCGGAGCCTTACGGACGGTCATGACGCTCGGGTCGATGACGTAGGCGACGGCGCACGGGTCGTGGACCGGCGGGGCGTCGAAGCCCTGGGCCTCCAGGTACATGGCGCCGAAGAAGTCGAGGAGCTCATTGACGAAGAGGGCGGGCTTGGTGCCTACCTTGGCGATGCGCTCGATGACCTCAGGGGTGGCGAGGGCCTGGTGGGTCAGGTCGAGGCCGACCATGGTGACGGGCCAGCTCTCGTTGAAGACGATGTGCGCGGCCTCGGGGTCGATCTTGATGTTGAACTCGGCGACGGGGCTCCAGTTGCCCGTGTGGTAGCCACCTCCCATGAGGACGACCTCGCGGACGCGCTCGACGATGCGGGGCTCCTTGCGGGCGGCCAGGGCGATGTTGGTGAGTCCGGCGGTGGGGACGATGGTGATCTCGCCGGGCTCGTGGGCCATGACCGTGTCGATGATGAGGTCGACGGCGTGGCGCTCGTCCAGGGCCAGGGTCGGCTCGGGCATGACGGGGCCGTCGATGCCGCTCTCGCCGTGAATGTCGGGGGCGGTCTCCACGTCGCGTACGAGGGGGCGGGGGCAGCCCGCGGCGAAGGGGACGCCGGTGATGTTCGCGATGCGGGCCACCGACAGGGCGTTGCGGGTGACCTTCTCCAGGGTCTGGTTGCCCACCACGGTGGTGACGGCTACCAGGTCGACATCCGGGTTTCCGTGCGCCAGGAGCATGGCGATCGCGTCGTCATGTCCGGGGTCGCAGTCCAGGATGATCTTTCGGGGCATCGCGGAACCTCTTTGTTCGGCTGAGCGGGCGCCGCGCGTGCGGCGACGCTCGGGAAAACGTTCTCCCAAGACTGTGTGCACCGGCGCGAATTATGTCAATGGTCAACGACACAAACTGGCAAACTCGCCCGGAACGGACAGTGGGCCAGAGCGCATCGGCACCCACAGAATTGGTCCAACAGGGAGAATACGCCCGGAAAATCGGGCCTGGTGGCGGTGGTAGCCCGCTGATAACGTTTGCCGAAACGCATCGAAGGGTGGGCGCGGCGTGGCCGACGTAACGCTGAGAGACGTGGCCCGGGCCTCCGGCTGCTCCGTCGCCACGGTCTCCCGGGTCCTCGCGGGCACGCGCCCCGTCGGCGCCGAGACCGCGCGCCGGGTCCGCGCTGCCGCCGAGACGCTCGGCTACCGGCCGAACCACGCGGCGCGCGCCCTGCGCAGCCGCACCACGGGCACGGTCGGGCTCGTCCTGCCGCAGATCACGAACCCCTTCTACCCGACGCTGGTGCGGGAGTTGACGCACGCCCTGCACGCCGAGGGCCGTGCCGTGCTGCTCGCCGACTGCGACGACGACCCGGCGGCCGAGGCGGAGTACATCGCCGATCTGCTGGGTCGGCAGGTCGACGCGCTCCTGGTGATCCCGGCACACGAGGAGCGCAGCCGGGACGCGGTGACCGCGGCGGCGGCCCGGGTGCCGCTCGTCCTGATGGACCGCGGCTGCGGGCCCGCCGTCGCCGACTCCGTGGCGGTGGACAACACCGCGGGCATGGCGCTCGTCCTCGACCACCTGGCCGCCACGGGCCGCCGCCGCGTCTGCTTCCTCGGCGCGACGGGCACCGCCTCTGCCGCCGCGGAACGCCGGGGCGCCTACGCGGCGGGTGCGGCGGCCATCGATCCCGGCGCGCCGGACCGGGTGGCCCTCGGCGACTTCTCCGTGGAATGGGGCAGGGCCGCCGTCGACGAGGTGTGGCCCACCCGGCCCGACGCCCTCGTCTGCGCCAACGACCTGATCGCCATCGGCGCGCTCCAGCGCCTGCAGCAGCTCGGCGTCGATGTACCCGGCGAGGTCGCCGTCACGGGCTTCGACGACATCCCGATGGCGGCGCTCTCGGCGCCCGGCATCACGACGGTCCGCCAGCCGGTGGCCGAGCTCGCGGCGGAGGCGGCGCGGCTGCTCGGCCGCCGTCTCGCGGGCGGCGAGGACGGCCGCCCCCGGCAGGCGATACGACTGGCACCTGAGCTGGTGGTGCGCGAGTCGAGCGGGGTGGAGGCGCTCGGGTCAACGCTTCACGCGGTAGCGCGAGTAGAGGACGCCTGAGCCGAAGGAGCGGTGCTCGATGAGGTCGAGACCCACTCGGCGCTCGTTCCGGGCGAAGAACGGAGTTCCTCCGCCGACCAGCACCGGATAGGTCCTGACGCGGTATTCGTCGATCAGATCCAGCGTGGCCGCGTCGGCGGCGAGGCCCGCACCGCCGATCGCGATGTCCCCCTCCCCCGGCTCGGCCCGCAACCGCTCGATCTCCTGCGCCGGACTGCCCGAGGCAAGGCGGGTGTTGCTCGCCCGCACCTCCGTCAGCGTGGTGGAGAAGACCACCTTGGGGAGCGCGTTCCAGAGCGCGGCGAACTCGCGTGTGGGGGCGTCGAGCGAGGGGTCCCGGTCGGCGGTGTCCCAGTACAGCATCGTCTCGTACAGCCGCCGTCCCAGTAGGTGCGCGCCGAGTCCGCCCACCTCCTCCGTGGCCAGACGGAAGACGTCCTCGTCGGGCACCGACCAGCTGAAGCCGCCGTCCGGCCCGACGATGTAACCGTCGAGCGAAAGGCTCATCGAGTAGGTCACGCTGCGCATGGCAAGTCCTCCCGCCGACGGGCGTCGGGCGCCGACATGAGACTGGACGGGCCCTGAGGAAAGGCACTTGGCTTTCGACCTCAGTGTGGCGCGGACCAGCTGGACACGCCCCTCAGCCGACGGATCCCGGCACCGTCCACGCGTGGACCGGGACATCCTCCGTCGCTTGTTTCAGGGAGTGGCGGAAGATGTCACGGTCGCAGGCGCCGGCTCGGCGGGCGTGCCGGTGCCAGTGCGCGGGGGAACCGCCGGAGGCGACGCGGGCCTCGATGACGCCCAGCCATCGCTGGATCTCGTCGTCCGCGACGTCGGCCCCGGCCAGACCGCGGGCCGCGCGCCCCAGGAGGGATCGGACCAGGTCGTGCGCGTTCCGCTGCGCCGGCGCACCACGTGCCTGCGGCCACCACAGCGTGGCGTTCAGTCCCTGGCGGGCGGCGGCGTAGAAGTTGGCGCGTGCGTGGGTGAAGGGCAGGGCGGGCACCACCGGCTCGTGGTCGGCCGCGTGGTCCAGGACGAGGCCGATCAGCAGGGCGGTGTTGGCGGCCATGTCGGCGGGGGTGGGGCCGGAGGGCAGCGCGCGCATCTCGATCCGCAGGTGCCCGTCGCCGATGGGGTCGTACACGGGACGGTTCCACCACCAGACGGTGCCCATGTGCAGCCGCAGCTCTTCCAGCTCCGCGGGTCCCCCGTGATCCGTTTCCTCCGTCGGCGCCGTGTCGGCGCACATCGGCAGGAGCGGGCGGTGCCTGCACGCGGCCTCCATGAGCTCGCCGACCCCGTCGCGCACCCATCCCTCGCCGAAGCCCGTACGTTCGAACGAGCCGGATGCGGGCGAGCGGGGCGTGCCGAACGCCTGCTCGTACCACGGAATGCGGCTCTCGTCCCACAGCAGGCGGCCGAGGAGCACGGGAGAGTTGGCGCAGACCGCCAGCACCGGGGCGATGACGAGCTGCGCCGCGTTGTAGAAGCGGGCGAAGTCCGACGCCGGGACGGTCAGGTGAATCTGCCAGGAGCTGACCGCTCCCTGGGCGCACACGGTGTCGGAGCGGAGGCGGCAGCTCTGCTCTCCGTGGACGTGGACGTTCAGGTCGCGCGGTGTGCGGCCGAGGGCGTCGTCGAGGAGGCTGTAGCGGCGCTTCGGGGAGACGTTGTGCCGTGTGAGGTCGCCGGGGCGCAGGGTGGGCAGGATGCCCGAGCAGTACGGCACCGCGTCGTGCGGCAGGGCGGCCTTCGCGACCGCGTTGAGCAGGTCGCGTGTTTCCTGGTGCAGGGCGGTGAAAGGGGAGCCTCGCAGGGGGACGGGGGTGAGGTTCCCCTCCAGGTTGTACCGGTTGACCTCGAGGACGAGCCGCGGGTCGGCCGCGGCGAGGCGGACTTCCTCGTTCCGCGCGACGGGGAGGCCGTCGTCCGGGTCGGCCAGGAACATCTCCAGTTCGGCGCCGAGCATCGGTTGCGGGAGGCCGAAGGAGGACCGGGTGAGAGTGTCGTCGAGGACACCGAGCGACTGTTCCAGCCTCGTGCGGAAGAGCTGGTGGTCCTCATCCGTGAACACGGTCTGCCGCAGTTCGCGACCCATGGCCTGCTCCTAGTCCGACGCATCGAGACGACGGCTTCCTGCCCCCGACGAGGGCGACCCACCGTTTGGAGTCGTTTAACTGCAGTATGTGGCGATTACCCGTCCTCGGCGCCCCGAGATGACGGAGGCCAGGCCCGGCGCCGCGCGATACGGCCTGAATACTGGCCGCCATGAACGATGTCGAGGTAGTCGTCGCACATTCCGAGCGCACCACCCTGCGCGTCGGCGACATGTTCCTGAAGGTGGACGCCGATCCACAGCGCCTCGAGGCCGAGGTCGAGGCGATGGCACTGGTGCCGGTCCCGACCCCTGAGGTCCTGTGGCACAAGCCGTCCGTGCTCGCCATCGCCGCGGTGCGGGGGGCGGCGCTCGGCCGGCTCGGCGAACCGTCGACCGCGTCGCCCGCGGCCTGGGCCGCGGCGGGCGCAGCCGTCCGCGAGCTGCACGACGCGCCGCTGCCCACCCGGACCGGTCGCGGCCCGGAGGAGCTGGCCGCGGAGCTCGACGCCGAATGCGCGTGGCTCGTGGCGAACGACGTCCTGCCTGCCGACCTCGTCACCCACAACCGCCGGGTGGCCGAGGCCGCGCTCCGGCCGTGGAAGCCGGTCTTCACCCACGGTGACCTGCAGATCGCCCATGTCTTCGTCGAGGCAGACCAGGTCACGGGCATCATCGACTGGTCCGAGGCTGCCCGCGGCGACGCCCACTTCGACCTGGCCGTCCTGACGCTCGGACACGAGGACCGTCTCGACGACCTGCTCACGGGCTACGGCACGGACGTCGATGTCGACGTGATCCGCGCGTGGTGGTCCCTGCGCAGCCTCCTCGCCATTCGCTGGCTGGTGGAGCACGGCTTCGACCCGACCGCTCCGGGGTGCGAGATCGACGTACTCAGGGCTCGGATGTGAGGGTAGGTGAGGGAGATGACGCTGGGATTCAGTCGGGATGGATCCGGAACCGGACATGCTTCGGCTCGCCGGCCGAACGGCGGCTGAGCAGGGCGTCCGCAACGTGACATGGGTGCTGGGCTCCGACGCCGTCGTTCCGGTGGTGGGGGCGTTGGTGGGGCGCGAGTCCCTGGCGATGGCGGTGGTCGGGCAGGCACTGCACTGGATGCGGCACGAAGAGCTGTTCCGCACTCTGCGGCCGCTGTTCCGCGCGGGCGGGGGGCATCGCGGTGGTGGCCAACGGCACCCCGTTGTGGCTGCAGGACAGTGCCTGGTCGCGCGCTCTGCGGGCCGGTCTCGAGGATCACTTCGGCACGAGCCTGGAGGCGACCTGCGGAACCAGCGCGCGTGACCGGCGTCGGTACGCGGAGGCGCTTCGGTCCGCGGGGTACACCGAGGTGCGGGACACGGTGATCGACTACAGCGACGAGCTGGGCTTCGACGAGCTCATCGGCGGCGTCTGCTCCGCGATCCCCGCGGACGAACTGCCGGACGACCGGGCGGCGTTCGCCGAACGGATTCGCCGGTCGCTCCCGCCCGGTCCGTATCTCGAGACGATTGAGGTCTCCGTACTCGTGGGCCGGGCGGCGTGATCGGTGCCGTGTTCCGCACGGCGACCGTTCGCGGTCCGTCCCGCCGCCGCGCGACGGCGGGACGCTCACCGCCTCGGCTCAGCGGGCGACCCGCCACGTGAGCGAGTCCGTCAGGAGGACGCGCAGGTCCGGGGCGCGGACCGCGTCCGTCGGGTCCGTGGCGCGGACCGTCAGCTTGTGGCTGCGGCCGTCGGCCGGGACGCCGAGGGAGCGGGGCGTGACCACCAGGTCGCCCCGGGCGCCGCGGACCTCGCGGCCGTCGACGCTCCAGCGCAGCCGGACGCCGTCCGCGACGCGCACGCGGACCTTGTCGTCACGGCGCACCGCGCGGTCTGTAGCCGTTTCCGCGGTGACGACCGACGCGTGCCGGTGGAAGCCCGCGATCATCGCCTCGCGGCCGGGGAGGTTGAACTCGCGGCCGAGCGTGCGCATGATCGAGTCCGTGGTGGGGCGGTAGAGCCCGCGGGGGTAGTAGCCGCCGCCCTCGTACGCGCCCACCTTGCCGCCGTCCGGTGAGGTCTGGCCGATCCAGCGGTACCACTTCTTCTTCTGGGCGGTGAGCTGTGCGGCCGTGAGCTTGCTGGTGTTGCTCTCCCAGGGCTCGGCGCCCGTGTACGTGCCGTACTCCTCGTACCAGTACTCGTCCGCCAGCTTGCCCAGCGAGTGCCCGGTCTCGTGGACGACGACCTGGTCGGACTGGGCGTTGTCCGACGAGGCGGTGGCGATGCCGTCGTAGCCGGACGGCGAGGTGATGTCGTTGTAGCCCGCGCCGCCGTACTTCGTGGAGTTGGCGAGGACGATGACGAGGTCGGGGTCCGCGGCCTTCTTCGCGTACGTCTCGACCTTGTTGGTGTCCACGCACAGCAGCCGCTCGATGCCGTCGCAGAAGAAGGCCGAACCGAGTGCGGTGTCCTTCACGGTGCCGTTCGCCGGGTCGTTGGAGACGCCGGACTGGCGGGAGACCGCGTCGACCGCCCAGACGTTGAAGAGGCTCTTGTACGACGCGTAGGGCTCGACGGCCGAGACCTTCGCCCACTTGGCGCGCACGTCGGCGTGGAAGTCCGCCTGCTGAGAGGCGGTGTAGCCGTCGCCGATGAAGACGACGTCGAGCTTGGTGCCGGTCGGTCCCGCTTGCACGATCGGGACGACGTCGCCGTCCCCCTTGATCTTCTCGCGCGCGCTCGGCGAGAGCGTCGGGGAGGCGGGGACGTCGGTGTGGCGTGGGTGGGCGTCGGGTCCCGTGAAGTACTCGACGCGCTGGGACTGCGCGGCGGCGCCCGGCTCCGGGGCCGGGTTCGCGGCCGCTGCCGTGCCGACGGGCCCGGTGGCCGCGGCTGCCGCGGCGAGGGCGATGCCCGTGGCGAGCGCCACCCGTAGCGGGGTGCGTCTGGTGCGGATGGATATTCGATGCGTGGGGGGCATGGGCGTCCTTCCGAAGTCCACGATATAAATGGTGGGTTAAGCAGAGTTAAGGCGCGGCTCAACGTAGAGGCTCCCGGGATTCGAGGCAATGGGTGAGCTTCAATTTGCCGGTGGGGTGGGTGAGTTCACGCCGACGGAATGAGCGGATCCGCCCGGCTCCTCGTACGAAGAGCCAAGCCTCCCGGAGAGAGGACGCAGTGACGCACAGGAGTTCCGACGGCGTGCCCGTCGACGACCCGGCCGAGATCGGACGGCGCGTCCTGCGCCTGCGCGGCGAACGCGGGCTCACACAACGCCAGTTGGCCGAACCCGCCTACACCGCCGCGTACGTCTCCACGCTGGAGTCCGGCAAGGTGCGCCCCTCCGAGGCCGCCCTGCGCCACCTCGCCGACCGCCTCGGCGTCAGCTACGAAGAACTGGCCACCGGCCGCCCCGCCCACCTCGCCGCGGAGCTGCGCCTGCGCCTCACCGACGCCCGCCGCGCCCTGGCCACCGGCGCCCCCGAGGACGCGGCCGAGCTCTTCCGCACCGCCCACGAAGAAGCCGTCACGCACGGCCTGGCCGATGAGCAGGCCGACGCGCTCCTCGGCCTCGGCGACTGCCTCCTGGAGTCCGGCGAACTCACCGACGCCCGCGACCGGTTCGCCGCCGCCGAACGGCTGCTCGCCGAACAGCCGCTGCCGCGCCGCGTCCCCGCCGTACGGGGACGCGCCACCGCGCACCTGCTCAGCGGTGAACTGCGGTACGCCTGCTACCTCCTGGAGAGAGCCCTCGACGAGCTCGACGCAGCCGGGCTGCACGACCCCGAGGCCCTGCTGCTCCTCTACACGGCGTCCATCGCGCCCTACATGGACATGGGCGCCCACGCGCGTGCCGCACACGCCGCCGAGCTGGCACTCGCGCTCGCCCCGCGCGTGGGCGACCCCGCGCTGGTGGCGGGGATGCACCGCGGGGTGGCCCGTACGCTCATCGCGGAGGGCCGCATCGCCGAGGCCGACGCGTCGCTCGCCAAGGCCCAGGAGCTCTACCGCCAGCTGCACATCCGCACGGAACTCGCCCACTGCCACTGGATGCGCGGCTATGTGCACGCCCAGGACGGCGACTTGGGCCATGCCGAGAACGAGCTGCGCACGGCCCGCGACATCCTCGCCTCCAAGCGGGCCGCGCTCTTCACCGAGCAGGTCGAGGTCGAACTGGCGGACGTGCTGCGGCGGCGCGGCAAGACCGACGAGGCCGAGGCGCTGCTGCGGCCCCTGCTCACTGCGGGCGACGACGAGCAAGGGCGTGCCGGGCCGCTCGGCGCCGGACGCGGCGCGGTGCACGCGGGCGGCGCGCACCGGCTGCTCGGCCTCATCGCCGAGGAGCGGGGCGACACGGAGCGCGCCGAGGAGCACTACTGCGCCGCGCTCTCACTGCTCGAACGCTCCAGTGCGGTGGGCGATCTGGCCGACCTCTGCCGCCTCCTCGGAGATCTGCTGCGGCGCACGGGGCGCGTGGAGGCCGCGATGGACGCGTACCGCACGGGCCTCGGCCACCGGGCCGCGCCCGGCACCACCACGCTGGGCCCCGCGCCCGCCACTCCCCCGATGTGACCTGCCCTTCCTCCGACGTGCCCAGTCGCTGCATCGAAAGATGTACGGCGATCTCCTCCACCGTCACGACTCCCGTGATCGCGGGGACGCCCAGGATGGTGAGTACGCCCTGCCCCAGTTGTGAGGAGGCGGAGGCGAACGGCATCGAGGAGAGACAGTGGTTGTGGGACGGGCACTCGGCGGCGGCCTCATCATGGGCGTGGCGCTCGGCGCGGGTACGGCAGTGGGGCCGGCGCTCGCCGACGGTCTCGGCCTCACCGGGTTCGCGGCGCGGCTCGTTCCTGCCGCGCTGGTCAGCGCGGTGGCGGTGCCGCTCGTCGTGTTCACGCTGCGCCGCCGGGGCGGCTCCTTGCGCGACATCGGCTTCGGTGAGCGGGGCGGGAATCTGCGGGCTTTGGCCATCGGAGCGGGGGTCACCTCCGGCGCCGCCGCACTCGTGCTGGGCGCGGCGACGGCCGCCGGGCTGCTGAGCTGGTCGCGTCCGGACGTGCCCGAGCTCGCCGGATTCCTGGTGACGAACGGCGCGGTCGCTCTGCTCCTGGAGGCGCTGCCCGAGGAGACGACGCTGCGGGGGCAGACGTGGACCGCGCTGCGCGGCCGGTTCGGCGGTGTCGTCTCCGCGCTCGGCACGACGGCCGTGTTCCTCGTGGTGCCCGGCCTGTCGACCGTCGTGGAGGCCGGGGTCGCGCCGCTGGTCGGGCGTGCGGCCGGACCCGTCGGCCTCGCGCCGGGCGGACAGAACCCGCTCGACTACCTGATCCTGCTGGTCTTCTTCGGCCTCATGCTCGTCACGGCCCGCACGGCGGTGCGGCGCGCCCCGCTGTGCGCGGGCATCGGGGCGCATCTGGCCTTCCTGACCGTCAACCGGGTCGTGTTCGAGGGGGACGAGCGCGACGCGGGCTGGTCCGTGCACCTGTCGTCCCCGGACGTGGAACTCCTCGTACCGGTCTATCTGCTGGTGGCCATGGCCGGGTTCGCGGCGTGGCGGTGGACGGAGAGGCGGCGTGGGGGCGCGCCGTCGGCGGCGGGCGTCGGCTCGGTCAGTCGTCGAGCAGCCGCCACGCGGTGAGCGCGAGCCGCGCCCGGCTCAGTGCAGGTGGAGGAGGTCCGCGGCCCGCCGCAGGGAGCCGGTGGAGCAGTAGGCGTCCAGCGTCTCCAGGTCTTCCGGGCGCTCGGCGAGCGCCGAGACGGCGACGACATCGGGGTTGTCCCGTACGGCCTCCTGAGGAATGTGCGCGAGCAGCGCCAATGCCCCGAGTTCGTCGTACGGCACGACCGGCCGGCCCTCGGTGGCGACGAAGCGCAGGGCCGTGCGCGCCTGCCGCCACGAACGGTCGGGGCGCCGATCCGGTCGAGCGGCACCTGCGTGCGTACGGCGACCACGCGCACCGGCAGGTCGGCGGCGAAGCCGAGCAGCCGCAGGGCACGCGCCCGGGCGGCCTCCTCGCTGTCCGCGCTGATGGCGAGCTCGACCAGGGCGGGGTCGGCCATGGTGGTGCGGGCGGGGCCGTACCGCTCGACGGCCGCCGCGGCGGCGATGGCGAGCCGGTCGAGGAGCACCTCGTCGAGCGGGTTCGGCGGTCCCGGACGCTCCAGCCACACCGGGCCGATCTCCTCGCGCTGGCGGACTGAGGCGGTCGTCGCGATCCGGGCGCGGCCCGGATACGCCTCATGGACGCCGTGGGCGACGTGCTGCACCATGGGCGGGCCAGACCGCTGTTCGTGCCACGACAGTCCGGGCCGATGC
The window above is part of the Streptomyces venezuelae genome. Proteins encoded here:
- a CDS encoding glutamate--cysteine ligase, translated to MGRELRQTVFTDEDHQLFRTRLEQSLGVLDDTLTRSSFGLPQPMLGAELEMFLADPDDGLPVARNEEVRLAAADPRLVLEVNRYNLEGNLTPVPLRGSPFTALHQETRDLLNAVAKAALPHDAVPYCSGILPTLRPGDLTRHNVSPKRRYSLLDDALGRTPRDLNVHVHGEQSCRLRSDTVCAQGAVSSWQIHLTVPASDFARFYNAAQLVIAPVLAVCANSPVLLGRLLWDESRIPWYEQAFGTPRSPASGSFERTGFGEGWVRDGVGELMEAACRHRPLLPMCADTAPTEETDHGGPAELEELRLHMGTVWWWNRPVYDPIGDGHLRIEMRALPSGPTPADMAANTALLIGLVLDHAADHEPVVPALPFTHARANFYAAARQGLNATLWWPQARGAPAQRNAHDLVRSLLGRAARGLAGADVADDEIQRWLGVIEARVASGGSPAHWHRHARRAGACDRDIFRHSLKQATEDVPVHAWTVPGSVG
- a CDS encoding phosphotransferase — protein: MNDVEVVVAHSERTTLRVGDMFLKVDADPQRLEAEVEAMALVPVPTPEVLWHKPSVLAIAAVRGAALGRLGEPSTASPAAWAAAGAAVRELHDAPLPTRTGRGPEELAAELDAECAWLVANDVLPADLVTHNRRVAEAALRPWKPVFTHGDLQIAHVFVEADQVTGIIDWSEAARGDAHFDLAVLTLGHEDRLDDLLTGYGTDVDVDVIRAWWSLRSLLAIRWLVEHGFDPTAPGCEIDVLRARM
- a CDS encoding LacI family DNA-binding transcriptional regulator is translated as MADVTLRDVARASGCSVATVSRVLAGTRPVGAETARRVRAAAETLGYRPNHAARALRSRTTGTVGLVLPQITNPFYPTLVRELTHALHAEGRAVLLADCDDDPAAEAEYIADLLGRQVDALLVIPAHEERSRDAVTAAAARVPLVLMDRGCGPAVADSVAVDNTAGMALVLDHLAATGRRRVCFLGATGTASAAAERRGAYAAGAAAIDPGAPDRVALGDFSVEWGRAAVDEVWPTRPDALVCANDLIAIGALQRLQQLGVDVPGEVAVTGFDDIPMAALSAPGITTVRQPVAELAAEAARLLGRRLAGGEDGRPRQAIRLAPELVVRESSGVEALGSTLHAVARVEDA
- a CDS encoding M64 family metallopeptidase, whose protein sequence is MPPTHRISIRTRRTPLRVALATGIALAAAAAATGPVGTAAAANPAPEPGAAAQSQRVEYFTGPDAHPRHTDVPASPTLSPSAREKIKGDGDVVPIVQAGPTGTKLDVVFIGDGYTASQQADFHADVRAKWAKVSAVEPYASYKSLFNVWAVDAVSRQSGVSNDPANGTVKDTALGSAFFCDGIERLLCVDTNKVETYAKKAADPDLVIVLANSTKYGGAGYNDITSPSGYDGIATASSDNAQSDQVVVHETGHSLGKLADEYWYEEYGTYTGAEPWESNTSKLTAAQLTAQKKKWYRWIGQTSPDGGKVGAYEGGGYYPRGLYRPTTDSIMRTLGREFNLPGREAMIAGFHRHASVVTAETATDRAVRRDDKVRVRVADGVRLRWSVDGREVRGARGDLVVTPRSLGVPADGRSHKLTVRATDPTDAVRAPDLRVLLTDSLTWRVAR
- a CDS encoding nucleoside hydrolase: MPRKIILDCDPGHDDAIAMLLAHGNPDVDLVAVTTVVGNQTLEKVTRNALSVARIANITGVPFAAGCPRPLVRDVETAPDIHGESGIDGPVMPEPTLALDERHAVDLIIDTVMAHEPGEITIVPTAGLTNIALAARKEPRIVERVREVVLMGGGYHTGNWSPVAEFNIKIDPEAAHIVFNESWPVTMVGLDLTHQALATPEVIERIAKVGTKPALFVNELLDFFGAMYLEAQGFDAPPVHDPCAVAYVIDPSVMTVRKAPVDIELTGTLTLGMTVTDFRAPAPDDCTTQVAVDLDHTRFWDLIVDALERIGDVSA
- a CDS encoding lytic polysaccharide monooxygenase, whose amino-acid sequence is MRKKLTSLLLGLGLAGSAMLATSGSAQAHGYTDSPVSRQQLCGNGTVRNCGQIQWEPPSVEGPKGFPARGPGDGHICSGGIGRFSELDDPRGGKWPTTKLTAGQNHTFLWRITARHATTDFRYYITKDGWDPTKPLTRADLDPQPFLAVPFGGRQPGSTVTHSGVLPQKTGQHIILGVWTIADTGNAFYACSDVRF
- a CDS encoding MFS transporter is translated as MNALTEPAAAPGGARGSRPVRIGVLVTALLAACFAFQLNASMLSPALKNIEDSLGATSAEVGLTQTAFFTSAALFSLFLPRLGDLVGRRKVLAGMLALMVVGCVVAALAESVPMLFAGRVIQGVSGPTVPLCLIMLRNEVHEPKKYGTLLGVITAVNGGIAGVDSLAGGYLADHHGFQSVFWAMAGVAAIATLLVATLTPESKAAPSTDNADSRMDWPGVTLLVISVGAALIALNEAGKLGDANWPLVVGLFVVTAIAFALFWRIEDRSSHPLVATRHLRRRSTWALLLTTVLTMTGVFAVMNGMIPAFAQDAQAGFGMSAEQSAWWTLTPYALAGLAMGPLAGRLAATYGYGRILRLGLIGSAVTVALMLFTLHADSRLLLLAASILIGVTYAGVGNIVLNGLGIVLSPKENPGFLPGLNAGAFNLGAGLSFAVLYAVQTAAAPADKSSPAGYTAGMIAGVVLIALAFATSFLIPKPVEAEATD
- a CDS encoding dihydrofolate reductase family protein, with product MRSVTYSMSLSLDGYIVGPDGGFSWSVPDEDVFRLATEEVGGLGAHLLGRRLYETMLYWDTADRDPSLDAPTREFAALWNALPKVVFSTTLTEVRASNTRLASGSPAQEIERLRAEPGEGDIAIGGAGLAADAATLDLIDEYRVRTYPVLVGGGTPFFARNERRVGLDLIEHRSFGSGVLYSRYRVKR